A genomic window from Natrinema sp. HArc-T2 includes:
- a CDS encoding substrate-binding domain-containing protein, translating to MEYRRRAFLGAGATGIAAAIAGCLNSRNDSSEASIAGAELALATTTSTYDTGLLDEINAAFQERFGVQVAANAQGTGQAIQSARDGNADVILVHARSQEDEFMRDGYGVNRRDLMFNDFVVVGPSDDPAGVGDTDQATTAFEAIADAQATFASRGDDSGTHTKEQVIWSEAGIEPSGEWYQETGSGMGNTLTVADESSAYTLADRGTYLSMQDNIDLEILLQGPIEGGPELLSNPYGIMAVNPEIHDNVNYQLAMAYIGFFTSPEGQQLIGDYTANGQQLFFPEALAEDPDFQQYVPEGWQPDSGGE from the coding sequence ATGGAATATCGACGACGAGCCTTCTTAGGGGCAGGTGCAACTGGGATTGCTGCGGCCATTGCGGGCTGTCTGAACAGCAGGAACGACAGCAGCGAGGCGTCGATCGCTGGAGCGGAACTCGCGCTTGCGACGACCACGAGTACGTACGATACGGGACTGCTCGACGAGATCAACGCTGCGTTTCAGGAGCGGTTCGGGGTGCAGGTCGCGGCAAACGCACAAGGGACGGGGCAAGCGATCCAGTCCGCCCGCGACGGAAACGCCGACGTGATCCTCGTCCACGCACGCTCACAAGAGGACGAGTTCATGCGGGATGGCTACGGGGTCAACCGGCGGGACCTGATGTTCAACGACTTCGTGGTCGTCGGGCCGAGCGACGATCCGGCAGGCGTGGGCGACACCGACCAGGCGACGACCGCCTTCGAGGCTATCGCCGACGCACAAGCGACGTTTGCCTCCCGCGGCGACGACTCGGGGACGCACACGAAAGAACAAGTGATCTGGTCCGAAGCCGGCATCGAACCAAGCGGCGAGTGGTACCAGGAAACCGGCAGCGGCATGGGGAATACGTTGACTGTCGCGGACGAATCGAGCGCGTATACGCTCGCTGACCGGGGCACCTACCTCTCGATGCAGGATAACATCGACCTCGAGATCCTGCTTCAGGGCCCGATCGAGGGCGGACCGGAACTGCTCTCGAACCCCTACGGGATCATGGCAGTCAACCCGGAGATCCACGACAACGTCAACTACCAGCTTGCGATGGCCTACATCGGATTCTTTACGAGTCCCGAGGGCCAGCAGCTCATCGGGGACTACACCGCGAACGGCCAACAGCTGTTCTTCCCCGAGGCGCTGGCGGAGGACCCGGACTTCCAGCAGTACGTCCCCGAGGGATGGCAGCCGGATTCGGGCGGCGAGTGA
- a CDS encoding ABC transporter permease, whose product MPFELIAEPNYLRSVIRVSLMVSLTAIFVSTLVSLPIAFLIGFADFPGKRLVTAIINTGMGFPSVAVGLLVLLFISSDGPLGSLDLVYTPEAMIISQCILAAPVITGVALSAVESVDDAVRDAAYGVGGTRTDVALITLKEARYGVITGILAGFGRAISEVGSVLIVGGNIAYADGTSKTRTITTAITFETRRGEFETALALGAILIVLVLLVNGIVMRLGGR is encoded by the coding sequence ATGCCATTCGAGTTGATCGCCGAACCGAACTATCTCCGGAGTGTCATTCGCGTCTCGCTGATGGTGAGTCTGACCGCCATCTTCGTGAGTACGCTGGTGAGCCTGCCGATCGCGTTCCTCATCGGCTTCGCCGACTTCCCCGGTAAGCGCCTCGTGACGGCGATCATCAATACGGGAATGGGCTTTCCAAGCGTCGCCGTTGGACTGCTCGTCCTGCTATTTATTTCGAGTGACGGCCCGCTCGGTTCGCTTGACCTCGTCTACACGCCGGAAGCGATGATCATCTCGCAGTGTATTCTCGCCGCGCCAGTGATTACGGGCGTCGCGCTCTCGGCAGTCGAGAGCGTCGACGACGCCGTTCGCGATGCGGCCTACGGCGTCGGCGGAACTCGGACCGACGTTGCCCTCATAACACTCAAAGAGGCACGCTACGGCGTTATAACCGGGATCCTCGCCGGCTTCGGACGGGCGATCAGCGAAGTCGGGTCAGTCCTCATCGTCGGCGGGAACATCGCCTACGCCGACGGCACCTCGAAGACCCGAACCATCACGACCGCGATCACGTTCGAGACGCGCCGAGGCGAGTTCGAGACGGCGCTGGCGCTCGGTGCCATCTTGATCGTCCTCGTCTTGCTCGTCAATGGAATCGTCATGCGACTCGGTGGTCGATAA